From a single Piliocolobus tephrosceles isolate RC106 chromosome 21, ASM277652v3, whole genome shotgun sequence genomic region:
- the CEACAM20 gene encoding carcinoembryonic antigen-related cell adhesion molecule 20: MGPADLWGHHWMGILLSASLWTIWSPPAAAQITLDANSLDATQSEDFVLSVFGTPRTPQIHGRSRELAKPTIAASLGTAIEQKDMVIFYCNTEDVNITIHWVSNNLSVMFHERMQLSKDGKSLTILIVQREDSGTYQCEARDALLRQSSDPIFLDVKYGPDPVEIKLESGVASGEVVEVMEGSDVTFLAETKSHPPSAYTWFLLDSMLSHTTSTFTIRAVSREHEGLYKCLVSNSDTHLSRLGTLKVQVLEKVTTPKVVPSSLNLVENARSVDLTCQTVNENVNVRWFLSGQPLLPSEHLQLSAGNRTLVIHGLQRNDTGPYACEVWNWGSWALSEPLELTINYGPDKVNITRESASKMVSTIEAELNSSLTLQCWAESKPGAEYRWTLEHSTREHLGEQLIIRALTWEHNGIYNCTASNPLTGLARSASVLVKVVGPQSSSLSSGAIAGIVIGILAVIAVASELGYFLYIRNARRPSRKTTEDPSHETSQPTLKEEHPTEPSSESLSPEYCNIYQLQGRIRVEKMQPPDLPEETYETKLPSASPGGNSFSPWKPPPKPLMPPLSTVPKNTESIYEVLVMQQ, encoded by the exons ATGGGGCCTGCTGACTTATGGGGACACCACTGGATGGGAATCCTGCTCTCAG CCTCGCTTTGGACCATATGGAGTCCTCCAGCTGCAGCCCAGATCACCCTTGATGCCAACTCACTTGATGCCACCCAAAGTGAGGATTTTGTTCTGTCTGTGTTTGGGACCCCCAGGACACCCCAGATTCATGGCAGATCCAGAG AGCTGGCCAAGCCTACTATTGCAGCCAGCCTGGGCACTGCCATAGAGCAGAAGGATATGGTGATCTTCTACTGTAACACCGAGGACGTCAACATTACCATCCACTGGGTTTCCAACAACCTCTCCGTCATGTTCCATGAGCGCATGCAGCTGTCCAAGGATGGCAAGAGCCTCACCATCCTCATTGTTCAGCGGGAAGACTCGGGGACTTACCAATGTGAAGCTCGAGATGCCCTTTTGCGCCAGAGCAGCGACCCCATCTTCCTGGATGTGAAGT ATGGTCCTGATCCTGTTGAAATCAAATTGGAGTCTGGTGTTGCCAGTGGGGAGGTGGTTGAGGTGATGGAGGGCTCCGACGTGACCTTCTTGGCAGAAACAAAGTCTCACCCACCCTCTGCCTATACCTGGTTTCTCCTTGACTCCATGCTGTCTCACACCACGAGCACATTCACTATCCGTGCTGTGTCCAGAGAACATGAGGGCCTGTACAAGTGCTTGGTGTCCAACAGTGACACCCACCTGTCCCGCCTGGGTACTCTGAAGGTTCAAGTCCTTG AAAAAGTGACCACGCCAAAAGTCGTGCCTTCAAGCCTGAACCTTGTGGAGAACGCCAGGTCCGTGGACCTGACCTGCCAAACCGTCAATGAGAATGTGAATGTCCGGTGGTTCCTGAGTGGCCAGCCCCTCCTGCCCAGTGAGCACCTGCAGCTGTCAGCTGGCAACAGGACCCTGGTCATCCACGGCCTCCAGCGGAATGACACGGGGCCCTATGCCTGTGAGGTCTGGAACTGGGGCAGCTGGGCCTTGAGTGAGCCCCTTGAGCTTACCATCAACT ATGGTCCTGACAAAGTGAACATCACCAGGGAGTCGGCATCGAAGATGGTCAGCACCATCGAGGCAGAGCTCAACTCCAGCCTGACCCTGCAGTGTTGGGCCGAGTCCAAGCCAGGCGCTGAGTATCGCTGGACTCTTGAACACTCCACCAGGGAGCACCTGGGAGAGCAACTAATCATCAGGGCTCTGACCTGGGAACACAACGGGATCTACAACTGCACAGCCTCCAACCCTCTCACCGGCCTGGCCCGCTCTGCTTCCGTCCTGGTCAAGGTGGTAG GTCCCCAGTCCTCCTCCCTGTCCTCAGGGGCCATCGCTGGTATTGTCATCGGGATCCTGGCTGTCATTGCTGTGGCCTCAGAACTGGGCTATTTTCTCTACATCAGAAATGCCAGACG GCCCTCAAGGAAAACAACAGAGGACCCCAGTCATGAGACCTCACAACCCACTCTGAAGGAGGAGCACCCCACAGAGCCCAGTTCCG AAAGCCTGAGTCCTGAGTATTGCAACATATACCAGCTTCAGGGACGGATCAGAGTCGAAAAG ATGCAACCACCAGACCTTCCAGAGGAGACCTATGAG